In one window of Corynebacterium mycetoides DNA:
- a CDS encoding Ppx/GppA phosphatase family protein, which produces MATALRVAAVDCGTNSIRLLISELGPDGTPTEISRRNTIVRLGQGVDETGRLNPEAIERTRRALATYVDEMLRHKVARVRMVATSATRDASNREDFFAMTRELLGRVTPGAKAEVISGDEEAALSFAGATADIDPARGPFCVIDLGGGSTEFATPQSAISTQMGCVRLTERFMRSDPPTELELISARVFTRERLTEARSVVDFASIGTFVGCAGTFTTLSALTQGLDAYDPVCIHMSEIAFDDVRRTTATLRAQTSEQRAANPVILAGRADVIAAGSVIVEEIMDAVEQVSDQRSFVISEKDILDGIVAGLYSSSGS; this is translated from the coding sequence ATGGCCACCGCACTGCGCGTCGCGGCTGTCGACTGCGGCACGAACTCCATCCGCCTACTCATCAGCGAGCTGGGCCCCGACGGCACGCCCACGGAGATTTCCCGCCGCAACACCATTGTCCGCCTCGGCCAGGGCGTGGACGAGACGGGCCGACTGAACCCCGAGGCGATCGAGCGCACCCGCCGGGCGCTCGCCACCTACGTGGACGAAATGCTCCGCCACAAGGTCGCCCGTGTGCGCATGGTGGCCACCTCGGCCACGCGCGACGCGTCCAACCGCGAGGACTTCTTTGCCATGACCCGCGAGCTGCTGGGCCGCGTGACCCCGGGCGCGAAGGCCGAGGTCATCTCGGGCGACGAGGAGGCCGCGCTGTCGTTTGCCGGAGCGACGGCGGACATCGACCCCGCGCGCGGCCCGTTCTGTGTGATTGACCTCGGCGGGGGCTCCACGGAGTTCGCCACCCCTCAGTCGGCGATTTCCACTCAGATGGGCTGCGTGCGGCTCACGGAGCGTTTCATGCGCTCCGATCCTCCGACGGAGCTCGAGCTTATCAGCGCCCGCGTGTTCACCCGTGAGCGCCTCACCGAGGCGCGCAGCGTGGTCGACTTCGCCAGCATCGGCACGTTTGTCGGCTGCGCCGGCACGTTTACCACGCTCTCCGCCTTAACGCAGGGTCTTGACGCTTACGACCCGGTGTGCATCCACATGTCAGAGATCGCGTTCGACGATGTCCGGCGCACCACCGCCACGCTTCGCGCGCAGACCTCCGAGCAGCGCGCCGCCAACCCGGTCATCCTCGCGGGGCGCGCCGACGTGATCGCCGCCGGGAGCGTGATCGTAGAGGAAATCATGGACGCCGTCGAGCAGGTCTCGGATCAACGTTCCTTCGTGATCAGCGAGAAAGACATTCTCGACGGCATCGTGGCCGGCCTCTACTCCTCGTCCGGCTCGTAA
- a CDS encoding DUF501 domain-containing protein → MTPTPEDLATVAQQLGRAPRGVLEVSYRTPDGQPAVVKTAPRLDDGTPFPTLYYLTDPRLTAEASRLEVAQVMKWMERRLAQDHDLAQDYRNAHEHYLRERNAIEDLGTDFSGGGMPDRVKCLHVLIAYALAEGPQHFRLGTEAVALAAEHGNLRGTAIPADWPTLEQLGITLDEAGEDL, encoded by the coding sequence ATGACACCCACCCCCGAGGATCTCGCCACGGTAGCCCAGCAGCTCGGCCGCGCCCCGCGCGGCGTGCTCGAGGTCTCGTACCGCACCCCCGACGGCCAGCCTGCGGTGGTCAAAACGGCGCCCCGGCTTGATGACGGCACCCCGTTCCCCACCCTCTACTACCTCACGGACCCGCGCCTGACCGCGGAGGCGAGCCGCCTCGAGGTCGCCCAGGTGATGAAGTGGATGGAGCGCCGCTTGGCCCAGGACCACGACCTCGCCCAGGACTACCGCAACGCCCACGAGCACTACCTGCGCGAACGCAACGCGATCGAGGACCTGGGCACCGACTTCTCCGGCGGCGGGATGCCGGACCGGGTCAAGTGCCTGCACGTGCTCATTGCCTACGCACTAGCGGAGGGCCCACAGCATTTCCGCCTGGGCACCGAGGCAGTGGCGCTGGCGGCGGAGCATGGCAATCTGCGCGGCACGGCGATACCGGCGGACTGGCCAACCCTGGAGCAGCTGGGCATCACCCTCGACGAGGCGGGGGAGGACCTGTAA
- a CDS encoding septum formation initiator family protein, protein MTTRATPPQDQPRRRPRATTVPVASRERAKQERRQARTAKRKQPLLQQDLTSWAILITVIVAVLLAIAVPLRNYYEGRSEIARLNDSIEALEQRKTDLETDIAEYQDPEYVKQEARRRLGVMEPGEQAWRIIDPRMTHGENITTEQAPDERGWSEVLWDSLREVPQQ, encoded by the coding sequence ATGACCACACGCGCCACACCCCCGCAGGACCAGCCGCGCCGCCGACCCAGAGCGACGACGGTTCCCGTGGCGTCGCGGGAGCGCGCGAAGCAGGAGCGCCGGCAGGCCCGCACGGCGAAGAGGAAGCAGCCTCTGCTCCAGCAGGATCTGACCAGCTGGGCGATCCTGATCACGGTCATCGTGGCGGTACTTCTCGCCATCGCGGTACCCCTGCGCAACTACTACGAGGGCCGCAGCGAGATCGCGCGCCTCAACGACTCCATCGAGGCGCTCGAGCAGCGCAAGACCGATCTGGAGACGGACATTGCCGAGTACCAGGATCCGGAGTACGTCAAGCAGGAGGCGCGTCGGCGTCTGGGCGTGATGGAACCGGGGGAGCAGGCCTGGCGGATTATCGATCCCCGCATGACCCACGGCGAAAACATCACCACGGAGCAGGCACCCGACGAGCGCGGCTGGTCGGAGGTTCTGTGGGACAGCCTGCGCGAGGTCCCCCAGCAGTAG
- the eno gene encoding phosphopyruvate hydratase → MADIIHAFAREIMDSRGNPTVEAEVFLDDGAHGIAGVPSGASTGVHEAHELRDEDERYGGKGVRRAVDNVNEEIADAIAGIEADDQRLIDQTMIELDGTESKSRLGANAILGVSMAVAKAAAESAGLPLYRYIGGPNAHILPVPMMNILNGGAHADSGVDVQEFMIAPIGAESFAEALRMGAEVYHALKSVLKAKNLSTGLGDEGGFAPSVDSTKAALDLIVEAVEKAGYTLGDDVALALDVASSEFHEDGVYNFEGGKHSAAEMIKVYTELVEQYPIVSIEDPLDEDDWDGYVELTAQIGDKVQIVGDDFFVTNPKRLAQGIEKKAANALLVKVNQIGTLTETFDAVDLAHRNGYRTMMSHRSGETEDTTIADLAVALGCGQIKTGAPARSERVAKYNQLLRIEQELGEAAVYAGRSAFPRFK, encoded by the coding sequence GTGGCTGACATCATTCACGCATTCGCCCGGGAGATCATGGATTCCCGCGGCAACCCGACGGTCGAGGCCGAGGTCTTCCTGGACGACGGCGCCCACGGCATCGCCGGCGTGCCCTCCGGGGCGTCGACAGGCGTGCACGAGGCGCACGAGCTGCGTGATGAGGACGAGCGTTACGGCGGCAAGGGCGTACGCCGCGCCGTGGACAACGTCAACGAGGAGATCGCCGACGCCATCGCCGGCATCGAGGCGGATGACCAGCGCCTCATCGACCAGACCATGATCGAGCTCGACGGCACCGAAAGCAAGTCCCGCCTGGGCGCAAACGCCATCCTGGGCGTGTCCATGGCCGTGGCCAAGGCCGCCGCCGAGTCCGCCGGCCTGCCGCTGTACCGCTACATCGGCGGCCCGAACGCCCACATCCTCCCCGTTCCGATGATGAACATCCTCAACGGCGGCGCGCACGCTGACTCCGGCGTGGACGTCCAGGAGTTCATGATCGCCCCGATCGGCGCCGAGAGCTTCGCGGAGGCCCTGCGCATGGGCGCGGAGGTCTACCACGCGCTGAAGTCCGTGCTCAAGGCCAAGAACCTGTCCACCGGCCTGGGCGATGAGGGCGGCTTCGCCCCGTCCGTCGACTCCACCAAGGCCGCGCTCGACCTCATCGTCGAGGCCGTGGAGAAGGCCGGCTACACACTTGGTGATGACGTCGCGCTCGCCCTCGACGTCGCCTCCTCCGAGTTCCACGAGGACGGCGTGTACAACTTCGAGGGCGGCAAGCACTCCGCCGCCGAGATGATCAAGGTCTACACCGAGCTGGTGGAGCAGTACCCGATCGTCTCCATCGAGGACCCGCTGGATGAGGACGACTGGGACGGCTACGTCGAACTCACCGCCCAGATCGGCGACAAGGTGCAGATCGTCGGCGACGACTTCTTCGTCACCAACCCGAAGCGCCTGGCGCAGGGCATTGAGAAGAAGGCCGCCAACGCGCTGCTGGTCAAGGTCAACCAGATCGGCACCCTGACCGAGACCTTCGACGCCGTCGACCTGGCCCACCGCAACGGCTACCGCACGATGATGTCCCACCGCTCCGGCGAGACCGAGGACACCACCATCGCCGACCTCGCCGTGGCACTGGGCTGCGGCCAGATCAAAACGGGTGCGCCGGCGCGTTCCGAGCGCGTGGCCAAGTACAACCAGCTGCTCCGCATCGAGCAGGAGCTGGGCGAGGCCGCGGTCTACGCCGGCCGCTCCGCCTTCCCCCGCTTCAAGTAG
- a CDS encoding lytic transglycosylase domain-containing protein has protein sequence MVVTAIVLIIALTGWMFSVFSDVATPATREPVPADVPPAAAQAPPLIDVHAPGRTSDTLAEWAAPIAEQTGIGPQAVRAYGNAALVAQEAWPQCNLAWNTLAGIGWVETRHGTYTGRTFDTGRLDEAGFAQPPIIGPALDGSGQFAEIRDTDGGALDGDATFDRAVGPMQFLPGSWRIYGRDANGDGVADPQQIDDAALASANLLCADNRDLSTPEGWRDAIFSYNNSNDYVVKVRDAAANYAMNQPAHR, from the coding sequence ATGGTGGTCACCGCCATCGTGCTCATCATCGCGCTGACGGGCTGGATGTTCTCGGTCTTCTCGGATGTCGCCACGCCCGCGACCCGCGAGCCCGTGCCCGCGGATGTGCCCCCGGCCGCAGCACAGGCGCCGCCGCTTATCGACGTCCACGCGCCCGGCCGCACCTCCGACACCCTGGCCGAGTGGGCGGCCCCGATCGCGGAGCAGACCGGGATCGGCCCGCAGGCGGTGCGCGCCTACGGCAACGCCGCGCTCGTCGCGCAGGAGGCGTGGCCGCAGTGCAACCTGGCGTGGAACACCTTGGCGGGCATCGGCTGGGTGGAGACGCGCCACGGCACGTACACCGGCCGCACCTTCGACACGGGCAGGCTCGATGAGGCTGGGTTCGCCCAGCCCCCGATCATCGGCCCGGCGCTCGACGGCTCGGGGCAGTTCGCCGAGATCCGCGACACCGACGGCGGTGCGCTCGACGGCGACGCCACCTTCGACCGCGCCGTGGGGCCGATGCAGTTCCTGCCCGGGTCGTGGCGGATCTACGGCCGCGACGCCAACGGCGACGGCGTGGCCGATCCGCAGCAGATTGATGACGCCGCGTTGGCGTCCGCCAACCTCCTGTGCGCCGACAACCGGGATCTTTCAACCCCGGAGGGGTGGCGCGACGCGATCTTCAGCTACAACAACTCCAACGACTACGTGGTCAAAGTGCGCGACGCCGCGGCGAACTACGCGATGAATCAGCCGGCGCACCGCTAG
- a CDS encoding MazG nucleotide pyrophosphohydrolase domain-containing protein produces MTVLVLDPRWPTMIPFDVRITGRGQFTAEVPVSVRWALEDGEGTGDWLVTTDPADPQVRERAGEDVIEVPSRRDPVFQAVETMRQARRRGEWERAMTHESLLPYLEEEAREFAEAVRAGDELELKKELGDILLQVLFHSEIAEGFGFADVAQAFVDKLRSRAPYLFDGSTGVVGIVEQDRLWAEGKARER; encoded by the coding sequence ATGACTGTCCTGGTTCTCGACCCCCGCTGGCCCACCATGATCCCGTTCGATGTGCGGATCACGGGCCGGGGCCAGTTCACCGCCGAGGTGCCGGTGTCGGTGCGGTGGGCGCTGGAGGACGGCGAGGGCACCGGTGACTGGCTGGTCACCACGGATCCTGCGGATCCGCAGGTGCGCGAGCGCGCCGGGGAGGATGTCATCGAGGTTCCCAGCCGCCGCGACCCGGTGTTCCAGGCGGTGGAGACGATGCGCCAGGCGCGCCGCCGCGGGGAGTGGGAGCGGGCGATGACGCACGAGAGCCTCCTGCCGTACCTGGAGGAGGAGGCCCGCGAGTTCGCGGAGGCCGTCCGCGCCGGCGACGAGCTGGAGCTGAAGAAGGAGCTTGGCGACATCCTGCTGCAGGTCCTGTTCCACTCCGAGATCGCGGAGGGTTTTGGGTTCGCGGATGTCGCCCAGGCGTTCGTCGACAAGCTCCGCTCGCGGGCGCCGTACCTTTTCGACGGCTCGACCGGCGTGGTCGGGATCGTGGAGCAGGACCGGCTGTGGGCGGAGGGGAAAGCGCGCGAGCGCTAG
- a CDS encoding 8-oxoguanine DNA glycosylase OGG fold protein produces MTDVSAQLARLSPSPDDVLGQASTFSPRRWKTGWPHHLGHVPPYRDDAFASLTRAEVFQFADDVHSSGRHRDALIDFIGAAFAFAAGKSPQTQLKLQQFLRNKGQANSLLQALRSLGGLTPVEQYERVRATGLPPRFASVLVYFLAGPQDGSPAPVILSEPAAAALGVDGDSWDAVEYAAYLDAVSAARDEWDASAPLDAVEYALSS; encoded by the coding sequence ATGACTGATGTTTCCGCGCAGCTCGCGCGCCTCTCGCCGAGCCCCGACGACGTGCTCGGCCAGGCGTCCACCTTCTCCCCGCGCCGCTGGAAAACCGGCTGGCCGCACCACTTGGGCCACGTCCCGCCGTACCGGGACGACGCCTTCGCCTCCCTGACCAGGGCCGAAGTGTTCCAATTCGCCGACGACGTCCACTCCTCCGGCCGCCACCGCGACGCGCTCATCGACTTCATCGGCGCCGCCTTCGCCTTCGCTGCCGGAAAGTCGCCGCAGACGCAGCTCAAGCTGCAGCAGTTCCTACGCAACAAGGGCCAGGCGAACTCCCTGCTGCAGGCGCTGCGCTCCCTGGGCGGGCTCACCCCCGTGGAGCAGTACGAGCGCGTGCGCGCCACCGGGCTGCCCCCGCGCTTTGCTTCCGTGCTGGTGTACTTCCTCGCCGGCCCGCAGGACGGCTCCCCCGCCCCCGTGATCCTGTCTGAGCCCGCGGCCGCCGCGCTCGGCGTGGACGGCGATTCCTGGGACGCCGTCGAGTACGCCGCCTACCTCGACGCCGTCAGCGCCGCGCGCGACGAGTGGGACGCCTCCGCGCCTCTCGACGCCGTGGAGTACGCCCTGAGCTCCTAG
- the dnaG gene encoding DNA primase: MAKGRIPDSDIQAIRERAPIEDIVGEYVQLKPAGHDSLKGLSPFKDEKTPSFHVRPARGYYHCFSTGKGGDVFSFLMEMEQLTFPEAVEAVAEQIGYHINYQGGSTGARDVKPGTRARLLAANKAAHEFYREQLETPAAEVGRQFLLDRGFDKETIYHFECGYAPDGWDTLTKHLLRKGFDVQELQDAGLSTLGRRGPIDKFRRRLIWPIKDVAGNVIGFGARKLFDDDPMGKYMNTQDTLLYHKSKVLFGLDLAKKHIAEGHQAVVVEGYTDVMAMHAAGVKTAVASCGTAFGKDHMAVIRRLMLDDSYFRGELIYTFDGDEAGQKAAMRAFEGDQAFTGQSFVSVAPEGMDPCDLRLARGDAAVRDLVASRVPMYEFVLQSLLSAYSLDTAEGRLQALRRTVPVVAEITDPVLQTEYARRLAGWVGWPNPGEVVAQVRAEAKKPKKAKRSVREPEQPQQAQQNQLTKPKADDPLLSPQREALKIALQYPDSAGDYFDGINPDAFTNGAYRQVRDAISAAGGAAAADGGAGWISAVAGEMLDLAGRNFVSELAVEDIHADDMTTYADSVLSRLQEARVGDQIAQLKAQLQRMRPSDDEKTYNALFSDLLALETARRELNDRAFRPSH, encoded by the coding sequence ATGGCGAAGGGCAGGATTCCGGATAGTGACATTCAGGCTATCCGCGAGCGCGCCCCGATCGAGGACATTGTGGGCGAATACGTGCAGCTCAAGCCCGCCGGCCATGATTCGCTGAAGGGTTTGAGCCCGTTCAAGGATGAGAAGACGCCGTCGTTCCACGTCCGCCCGGCGCGCGGTTACTACCACTGTTTTTCCACGGGCAAGGGCGGCGACGTTTTCTCCTTCCTGATGGAGATGGAGCAGCTGACGTTCCCGGAGGCCGTGGAGGCGGTGGCGGAGCAGATCGGCTACCACATCAATTATCAGGGTGGTTCGACGGGCGCGCGCGATGTCAAGCCGGGCACGCGGGCGCGGCTTTTGGCCGCGAATAAGGCGGCGCACGAGTTCTACCGCGAGCAGCTGGAGACTCCGGCGGCGGAGGTGGGCCGCCAGTTCTTGCTGGACCGCGGCTTCGACAAGGAGACGATCTACCACTTCGAGTGCGGGTACGCGCCGGATGGGTGGGACACGTTGACGAAGCACCTGCTCCGCAAGGGGTTTGATGTGCAGGAGTTGCAGGATGCAGGCTTATCGACGCTTGGCCGGCGCGGCCCCATTGACAAATTCCGACGCCGGCTGATTTGGCCGATCAAGGACGTCGCCGGCAACGTGATTGGTTTCGGCGCGCGCAAATTGTTCGACGATGATCCGATGGGTAAGTACATGAATACCCAGGACACGCTGCTCTACCACAAGTCGAAGGTGCTCTTCGGCTTGGATTTGGCGAAGAAGCACATTGCGGAGGGCCACCAGGCGGTGGTGGTTGAGGGGTACACGGATGTAATGGCGATGCACGCGGCCGGGGTGAAGACGGCGGTGGCGTCGTGCGGGACGGCGTTCGGCAAGGATCACATGGCGGTCATCCGGCGGCTGATGCTGGATGACAGCTACTTCCGCGGCGAGCTGATTTACACCTTCGACGGCGACGAGGCGGGCCAGAAGGCCGCGATGCGCGCGTTCGAGGGGGACCAGGCGTTCACGGGCCAGAGCTTCGTGTCCGTGGCCCCGGAGGGGATGGACCCGTGCGACCTGCGCCTGGCCAGGGGAGATGCCGCGGTGCGGGATCTGGTGGCCAGCCGCGTGCCCATGTACGAGTTCGTCCTGCAGTCCCTGCTGAGCGCGTACTCCCTGGACACCGCCGAGGGCCGGTTGCAGGCGCTGCGGCGCACCGTTCCGGTGGTGGCGGAGATTACGGACCCGGTGCTCCAGACGGAGTACGCGCGCCGGCTCGCGGGTTGGGTGGGCTGGCCGAACCCGGGTGAGGTTGTTGCGCAGGTGCGCGCGGAGGCGAAGAAGCCGAAGAAGGCCAAGCGCTCGGTCCGGGAACCGGAGCAGCCGCAACAAGCCCAACAAAATCAGTTAACAAAACCGAAAGCAGACGACCCGCTGCTGTCGCCGCAGCGCGAGGCGCTGAAGATCGCCCTGCAGTACCCGGACTCCGCCGGCGACTACTTCGACGGCATCAACCCGGACGCGTTCACCAACGGCGCCTACCGCCAGGTGCGCGACGCGATCTCCGCGGCCGGGGGCGCGGCGGCGGCGGACGGCGGCGCGGGGTGGATCAGCGCGGTGGCCGGGGAGATGCTGGACCTCGCGGGCCGCAACTTCGTCTCGGAGCTGGCGGTGGAGGACATCCACGCCGACGACATGACCACCTACGCCGATTCCGTGCTGTCGCGGTTGCAGGAGGCGCGGGTGGGGGACCAGATCGCGCAGCTCAAGGCGCAGCTGCAGCGCATGCGCCCGTCGGATGATGAGAAGACCTACAACGCGCTGTTCTCGGATCTGCTGGCGCTGGAGACGGCGCGCCGGGAGCTCAATGACAGGGCGTTCCGCCCCAGCCATTAA
- a CDS encoding ribonuclease domain-containing protein encodes MLRMGGTSGLNNRYLGVLLIGLVGASLSLFGYRNYAEGGPTGVPFCAPSDVPAQAWDTIELVEQDGPYLHPETDDKRFGNYEGVLPDEELGYYREYTVETPGLGHRGERRIVTGGGDDGEVDEWYYTGDHYESFCEVPGV; translated from the coding sequence ATGCTGCGCATGGGAGGAACGTCAGGGCTGAACAACCGCTACCTCGGGGTGCTGCTCATCGGGCTCGTCGGGGCGTCGCTAAGCCTGTTCGGGTACCGGAACTACGCGGAAGGCGGGCCCACCGGCGTCCCCTTCTGCGCGCCCTCTGACGTTCCCGCGCAGGCCTGGGACACCATCGAGCTTGTCGAACAGGACGGGCCCTACCTCCACCCGGAAACCGACGACAAGCGATTCGGCAACTACGAGGGCGTGCTCCCCGACGAGGAACTCGGCTACTACCGCGAATACACCGTGGAGACGCCCGGGCTGGGGCACCGCGGCGAACGGCGCATCGTCACCGGCGGGGGCGACGACGGGGAAGTCGACGAATGGTACTACACCGGCGACCACTACGAAAGCTTCTGCGAGGTCCCCGGCGTGTAA
- a CDS encoding endonuclease domain-containing protein — protein MGDFMYASELVRAARAMDAERLGHDHIRLAGDYFYPLEQFARLRTYEQQRLVVLAAGLRARKAVLTGKSAARLLGGWAMLTEQPEPVELALCSRTAPPRSKTPVGTVYRRVPLRDDEILDAYGARCTTPLRTTFDVAARHGFREGLVCADWALSQAGVRLADMHRELSCSRRFVGIGTVRRVLEHATGMSESPYESWFRAVLIERRIPFTFQPSIGKFRPDFLIKDLVAVEIDGNSKYAGRAEEELLREKRRQDALTNMGFVFARFSPLEIVREDERVIRTILQLVENRGRPLG, from the coding sequence ATGGGGGATTTCATGTACGCGTCGGAACTCGTTCGGGCGGCTCGCGCGATGGACGCCGAGCGGCTGGGCCACGACCACATCCGGCTGGCGGGGGACTACTTCTACCCGCTCGAACAATTCGCGCGCCTGCGCACATACGAGCAGCAGCGCCTCGTGGTGCTCGCCGCCGGGCTGCGTGCGCGCAAAGCCGTCCTGACCGGGAAATCCGCCGCCCGACTCCTCGGCGGCTGGGCGATGCTCACCGAGCAGCCGGAACCCGTCGAACTGGCCCTGTGCTCGCGCACCGCACCGCCGCGGTCCAAGACTCCCGTGGGCACCGTGTACCGCCGGGTGCCCCTTCGCGACGACGAAATCCTCGACGCTTACGGAGCACGATGCACCACCCCGCTGCGGACCACCTTCGATGTCGCCGCGCGTCACGGATTCCGCGAAGGGCTCGTCTGCGCCGACTGGGCGTTGTCGCAGGCGGGCGTGCGGCTCGCTGACATGCACCGCGAACTCTCCTGTTCCCGTCGCTTCGTTGGAATCGGAACTGTGCGCCGCGTACTAGAGCACGCCACCGGGATGTCGGAGTCGCCCTACGAAAGCTGGTTCCGCGCTGTGCTCATTGAGCGCCGGATTCCTTTCACGTTCCAGCCCAGCATCGGCAAGTTTCGCCCCGACTTCCTTATCAAAGACCTGGTGGCGGTGGAAATCGACGGCAACTCCAAATACGCCGGGCGCGCCGAGGAGGAGCTGCTGCGCGAGAAACGCCGGCAGGACGCGCTGACCAACATGGGATTCGTCTTCGCCCGGTTCTCGCCGCTGGAGATTGTGCGTGAGGACGAAAGGGTGATCCGGACGATTCTGCAGTTGGTGGAGAACCGTGGGCGGCCGCTTGGGTAG
- a CDS encoding IS256 family transposase has product MTTVARRNPEDSAKIKAIEEKLLANPEMAKLIDELGTSTTDANDLVRGLLQASINRGLNAEMDAHLGYQHGDRNSKEAAGQNNSRNGSYPKRVDSNYGPVDVAVPRDRDGSFLPTMVPKGSRRLTDVDDMIISLYAGGMTVRDIQHHMATAMGVDISHETISAITDAVLEEVMIWQNRQLDEFYPVVFLDALRIKVRDGGRVVNKSAYLAIGVDMEGIKHILGIWLAKEEGASFWAQVCANLATRGVHDVFIVCCDGLKGLPEAVEATWPDSMVQTCVVHLIRAANRWVAYGDRKAVSAELKKIYTAPTEQTALAALTEFEASELGEKYPQSVKVWRDAWDRFIPFLEFPPMARKVIYTTNSIESMNNELRKATRNRVQFTNDESAIKTLWLMICNIEDKRAAKRAKQGKRVAATSGRLIEGSRVTNWKQAINQMSVAYPDRFEPYL; this is encoded by the coding sequence ATGACTACCGTGGCACGACGAAACCCAGAGGACTCCGCAAAGATCAAAGCGATCGAGGAAAAGCTCCTCGCCAATCCTGAGATGGCGAAGCTGATCGACGAGCTCGGCACCTCCACCACGGATGCCAACGATCTCGTCCGGGGCCTGCTCCAGGCCTCGATCAACCGGGGCCTCAACGCCGAGATGGATGCCCACCTCGGCTACCAGCACGGCGACCGGAACAGCAAGGAAGCCGCTGGTCAGAACAATTCCCGTAACGGTTCCTACCCCAAGCGGGTCGATTCGAACTACGGACCGGTCGATGTCGCTGTTCCCCGGGACCGTGACGGATCCTTCCTGCCGACAATGGTGCCCAAAGGATCCCGCCGGCTGACCGACGTCGACGACATGATCATCAGTCTCTATGCCGGTGGCATGACCGTCCGAGACATCCAGCACCACATGGCCACCGCCATGGGCGTGGACATCTCCCATGAAACAATCTCCGCGATCACCGATGCGGTCCTCGAGGAGGTCATGATCTGGCAGAACCGCCAACTTGATGAGTTCTACCCCGTGGTCTTCCTCGATGCGTTACGGATCAAAGTCCGTGACGGGGGCCGGGTGGTCAACAAATCCGCGTACCTGGCTATCGGGGTGGACATGGAGGGGATCAAACACATCCTGGGTATCTGGCTGGCTAAAGAGGAAGGAGCCTCGTTCTGGGCGCAGGTGTGTGCCAACCTCGCTACCCGCGGAGTGCACGATGTGTTCATCGTGTGCTGTGACGGGCTCAAGGGTCTGCCGGAGGCTGTGGAAGCCACCTGGCCGGATTCGATGGTCCAGACCTGTGTCGTCCACCTGATCAGGGCAGCAAACCGGTGGGTGGCCTATGGAGATCGTAAGGCGGTGTCCGCCGAGTTGAAGAAGATCTACACCGCCCCCACCGAGCAAACCGCTCTGGCGGCGTTGACGGAGTTCGAGGCCTCCGAGCTGGGGGAAAAGTATCCGCAGTCAGTCAAGGTGTGGCGCGATGCGTGGGACCGGTTCATCCCGTTCCTGGAGTTCCCACCGATGGCTAGGAAGGTGATCTACACCACGAACTCGATTGAGTCGATGAACAACGAGCTGCGTAAAGCCACCCGGAATCGGGTGCAGTTCACCAACGATGAGTCTGCGATCAAAACCTTGTGGTTGATGATCTGCAACATTGAGGACAAACGGGCCGCCAAGCGTGCTAAGCAGGGCAAACGGGTCGCGGCGACCAGCGGCCGGCTGATCGAGGGCAGTCGGGTGACGAACTGGAAGCAGGCCATCAACCAGATGTCTGTGGCTTACCCTGACCGCTTCGAGCCCTACCTCTAA